From the Dunckerocampus dactyliophorus isolate RoL2022-P2 chromosome 12, RoL_Ddac_1.1, whole genome shotgun sequence genome, one window contains:
- the fzd4 gene encoding frizzled-4 codes for MQGLMVSLIGTALLLLSGILAPRNVVHGFGDEVEEMTCDPIRISMCQGLGYNVTKMPNLVGNVLQSDAELQLTTFTPLIQYGCSSQLKFFLCSVYVPMCTDKVPIPIGPCGSMCLSVKRKCLPVLHEFGFIWPEVLNCSLFPPQNDHNHMCMEGPVDEDPPYYPIRHPPHQEECQALGSAPNQYTWLKQTDSCALQCGYDSGLYRRGAKVFTDAWMAVWAVLCFLSTTLTVLTFLLDSQRFSYPERPIIFLSMCCNLYSVAYLVRLTLGRERVSCDLDATEVPILVQEGLKSTGCAIVFLLLYFFGMASSLWWVILTLTWFLAAGLKWGHEAIEMHSSYFHIAAWAIPAVKTIVILIMRLVDADDLTGLCYVGNLQQEALTGFVVAPLATYLLIGTLFICAGLVALFKIRSNLQKDGAKTDKLERLMVKIGVFSVLYTVPASTVIGCYLYQLSNWGEFKATTQDSYVASEMLRIFMSLLVGLTSGMWIWSAKTLHTWQRCSARLLKDSRTGRGGQRGPGKGWIKPGRGNETVV; via the exons ATGCAGGGGTTGATGGTGTCGCTTATTGGGACAGCCCTGCTACTTCTGTCCGGGATTCTCGCGCCGCGGAATGTGGTGCACGGCTTCGGCGATGAGGTGGAGGAGATGACCTGCGATCCGATACGGATCAGCATGTGCCAGGGTCTGGGCTACAACGTAACCAAGATGCCCAACTTGGTCGGCAACGTGCTCCAGTCGGACGCCGAGCTGCAGCTGACCACTTTCACGCCGCTCATACAGTACGGCTGCTCCAGCCAGCTCAAG TTCTTCCTGTGCTCGGTATATGTGCCAATGTGCACAGATAAGGTGCCCATTCCCATCGGCCCATGCGGTAGCATGTGTTTGTCTGTCAAGAGAAAATGCCTCCCGGTTCTTCACGAGTTTGGCTTCATCTGGCCAGAG GTGCTCAACTGCAGCCTCTTCCCGCCACAGAATGACCACAACCACATGTGCATGGAGGGCCCAGTGGACGAAGATCCACCCTATTATCCCATCCGTCATCCTCCCCACCAGGAGGAGTGTCAGGCTCTGGGATCTGCACCCAACCAGTACACTTGGCTGAAGCAGACCGATAGCTGTGCTCTCCAATGCGGCTACGACAGTGGACTGTACAGACGAGGGGCCAAAGTGTTCACAGATGCCTGGATGGCGGTGTGGGCAGTGCTGTGCTTCCTTTCAACCACTTTGACGGTCCTGACCTTTCTGTTGGATTCACAACGATTCTCCTACCCTGAGAGGCCCATCATATTCCTGTCCATGTGCTGCAATTTGTACAGTGTTGCCTACCTG GTCCGTTTGACTCTGGGAAGGGAACGTGTGTCGTGTGACCTGGATGCCACAGAAGTGCCTATTCTAGTGCAGGAAGGACTAAAGAGCACCGGCTGTGCCATCGTCTTCCTTCTGCTCTACTTCTTTGGAATGGCCTCCTCTCTCTG GTGGGTGATCCTGACCCTGACATGGTTCTTGGCTGCAGGACTGAAGTGGGGCCATGAGGCTATTGAAATGCACAGCTCCTACTTCCACATAGCAGCTTGGGCTATCCCGGCGGTTAAAACCATTGTCATTCTCATCATGAGATTGGTAGATGCTGATGATCTTACTGGCCTTTGTTATGTTGGAAACCTGCAGCAAGAGGCGCTCACGGGCTTTGTGGTGGCACCACTAGCCACTTACCTTCTTATAG GCACCCTCTTTATCTGTGCTGGCCTAGTAGCGCTTTTCAAGATCCGCTCCAATTTGCAAAAGGATGGGGCCAAAACAGACAAGCTGGAGCGTTTAATGGTGAAAATCGGAGTGTTTTCCGTTCTGTACACCGTACCAGCctccactgtgattggctgtTACCTTTACCAGCTTTCCAACTGGGGGGAATTCAAGGCCACCACGCAAGACTCATACGTTGCATCAGAGATGCTTCGAATCTTCATGTCACTACTTGTGGGCCTCACCTCGGGCATGTGGATCTGGTCAGCAAAGACCCTCCACACGTGGCAACGCTGCTCTGCCCGCCTACTTAAGGACAGCAGGACAGGTCGAGGCGGCCAGAGAGGACCGGGCAAAGGTTGGATTAAACCAGGGAGAGGCAACGAGACAGTGGTGTGA